The Colius striatus isolate bColStr4 chromosome Z, bColStr4.1.hap1, whole genome shotgun sequence DNA window ATCCGTCTCTTTTCCCAGCAGCTCTCAAGTGTCTCTGAATTCACACCCTGGGATGATGCCTTTGCATGAGACAGATGTGTGCATCCCAGCCTGGACAGAGCCCAGCCAGCCCACCCATCTCAAACCATCTCCCGGCTCAGCTGGCACTGCCTCACTCTGGGGGCTGCTGCTTGCTTTGCTGTAAGAGGATTTATGACTGGTTTCACCTCCACTTCCAGCGAAGTCTGGGCTGGTGCCAGCAGTTTCCACCAAATTTTATGCTGCTGTATGAGGAGCTGTGGGATTTCTGGATAGAGGATTGATGTGCTTCTTGGTGGAAGAGGGAGGGCTGGTCCTGTGGCTGGTGAAAGGGTTGAGGACTGGTGTATAGGGGCACAGCTTTTGGAGGGATATGCAAGAACTATTTGAATCCCTCttccctgcagcatctcctggtCTCTGACCCAAGAACATGAGACTCTCACCCTGTCTCCTTCCCACCACGAACCTCAGCCACCCAGGGGTGTCTGCCATGTGACAGAGGCACAGACTCGGAGCCATCATCCCTTTCAGCACTCAACACGTTTTGTGGTGATGTAGTGACAAATGTGCATGCTCACAATAGCCTGAGCCCAAAGGATGGTGTGTGTTGGCTAATGCCTGGATCAGGAGGAGTGAGAGCAATCCTGCTTATGTGCTTTTCACAGAGAGATAAAACACTGTTAAGTCCCTCAAATTTGGGTCAGAGGGAGCACAATGGGCAGCACCCCACACCACACAGAGGTTGCTGTAGGAAGAGGGCATCTACTCATGATGCAGGACCCACTTGGGTCCCTCTCAGCCCATTCACTTGCCCGTCTCCACATTTTCCATTAGCGAGCCTGTCCTGCCCCAAAGCGtctgggctgctctgcaggtATGCTACAGCAACCAAAGGGTTATCTCCTTGCGCCCAGGCACAGCTAGGAAACCACATTTTCACCTCAGGCACGAAACGGTGGGGGGAAGGGCAAGGCGCAAACTCCTCCTGGCTGATGACCATTTCCCAGCCCAGCCGGCTCCCGTGCCGGCCGGCGTGCAGGGGACTCCCGGGGAGCTCGGGGAGCTGTCTTGCCGGCCCTTCCCAGCAGCATCGCTCACCCTGCGGTTCCCATCAGGCACGCCACACGTGGTGGGTTCTGTGGGGAGTCTGCCCGGCCCGTGTGCTGCCAGCTTCCAGCAATTCTTCGCCGCTTCCCGGGGCGTGCTCGGGCGCTATACGGCACTTCTATACGGTGTGCCTGGCAGGCAGCCCGCTCCCCTTCCCAGACACCGGGGGTTTTCCACGCTGGCCTTTGAAAACTACCTCTGTGCCGGGTCCTGGGAATCTGCGGAAAGGAATTTGCTGGTCAGAGGGTTGAGCTGAGCTGCGCGACCCTGTTCCTGTTAGCAGTGACTTTATCTTGGAGGCAACATCCAGAAGGATTTGGAAATTCCCAGTCCCACTGGTCATCTCCCCTCGATACCTCTGGTCTGTGTGAGCACCCGAGGAGCCGCTGCTCCCGGCCTCCGGCCAGCCAGGGAGCAGGACTTTGCTGTGGCCCCACTGTTGTTGCACACTCGGTGTGTGACGACACCGTAGTGTCTGCTTAGGGCACCTTCCTCTCTTGCTGCAGTCTCGAGGTCCCTCCACTGCAGGGATGCAGAGAGCTGCCCAGGCATGGGGGTAGCTGGAGGCACCACTGTATGCACCCCTGTTGCTCAGGCTCTGTGTGGGGTCTGACACAGATTTGGGGGACAGAAAGAGGTTCCCTGTAGCTGAGATGCTGCGGAAGGAGACCCTGCCTGGTTATGTCCCCCTGCCTGTGTCTGCCTCCATCCTATACCTCTGTGTTCAGGCAAAGGTCTGGTGGCTACAGGGACCCATGCTGGTGAGAATCGTTTTAGTTTGGGTGCGTGCAAGGAATTGTCCTAGCCAGAGAGCCTGCTAGAGGCTGCAGGTGTTGGAGAGTCTTACATAGCATTGCCTCCACCTGACACTCCCAGCAGCTCGTTTGTATCCCAAAAGTTTGGTCTACCTTGTGACCTCCCTGCAAACAGTAATACTTCCTCCTCTCGCATTGCCAGAAGCGCCTTGCTTTCTCCCTGACTGGGGGCACATGTCCTAAAGCAAAGCatttggagagaaagaaatgaatggggggggggggggtgtctcTGAGGGAAGGGAGGCAGGAGGGTAGATGTGGCACAGACTCCCAGCCTGGTTTCCATGGGCCCCTGCTGCTCAGGCATGCAAGTGTGTCTGCATTgctcagccagagcagcagtCAAATACAGCTTCCTTGAGCCTGCTCACTCCTGGGTCATCCCTAATTCATGTTCCCTGTAAAGACTGGAGTGAGGGTCTGCTCATCCAGCTGCTTCCTTCAGGGTGCAAATCACAGCAAGCAGAGAACTGCCAAAGACTCATGCTTGTGAAGGGAACGTGTGCCTTGACctctctcagcagctcagaCCATGTCTGGGTCTAGCCTCTGGCCAGAGGATGCTGCTGTGGTGCCTTGAAAACACCCAGAGATCCAGGGACTTTCCAGGCgcctgctgctgtggctgtgcaagGATAGGATCTGAGCTCTGCACTGGGGCTCCAGAGCCTTCCTGGGCTTCTCTGGGAGCAGTTGGAGCCCTGGGATGGACTTGTCTATGCTGAGGACATTTGAAGGACATGTCTTCCTTTCCACCACTTATCCTTACATCACGTATGCCGTGGAAGAGACATGACCATGGTGGATGGCTGTGGGatcagtgctccctcatcttcTACAGCACTTGGGCAATATTCCAGCTGTGCCAAGGGTGGAGGCTCATCTAGGTACTGAGCACCTGGGCACTGCTGTCTGGAGAGGTTGTGAAGGTAAGGGCTGGAAAAGCATTAAGTTCCAGCATGGctctctgttgtggtttaggcccatcagggaacaaagaccacaattagcctggTAATCTACATGAGTACcagagaggctgagaattgcccaagggcagggagagcttaattgccgcttaaggtccaggacaaaacagactagGCCACTCGgttttgggaagaaaacaggaaaaaaaaccaatttaatgcaacatcaactaaaacatacccccaaaaaccccaaacataaccaaaatgaaacaacacagagtaatacatcaatgaagagtccaaccagcctttttaagaacaccttcttgccacacctccccctcttcccgggctcagagccctgatcccggggtttttaccctgtcccctcctgaacggttcggggggggcaggcagtgggggtttcagtctgttcccgatagcttctgccgtttgtccctcctcaggacgggtgaactccacaccagtcctccctgcgagtccgtggggtaactcacacgcatggcagacttgcacgggctgctccgacgcgcacttatcccaaaggctgcagctcctctctgcctctcgtgtggggctgctctgggcctgcaggctctccagcacggcctgggccgtggccgtctccccacacagtccctcgtccatccgggctcactcacacggagctgctggtaactcttggtcctgccatggatctccacagattgcaggggcacagctgcattctcgccacggcttgcagaggagtctctggtctgttgcttctccttccttcctccttctctggctgaagggtccgcgtggccGCCTCcgtcttgtatcactcatacacctcctgcctcgcatttcaaattcccgtcccctaaatagtgatggcagaggcgccagattggcccagccgggccggaggtgggtgtgaacccaggagccggcggagagtccacaaactctttaccgggtcttcactgcaacccactccccctgttactaagccaaaagctgctccttgctaaaccagaacactctCCTATTTCTCACCTGTCCTGATGGCACTGGCACTTTGGGATCTAAAGAATGACACATAGGATGCCTCCTGGGACCAGATCCCTTGTACTGCCAGGCACCCTGGAGAGATGCACCCACAGGctacctgctgctgcccatggcCCATTCCTGCTGCATGCCTCAAGGACTGCTGCCCAAGGCCACACCAGTCTTGCTGCTGCATGAGTGCATGATGAGCTGCCTCCTCCATCCAAGCGCTGGGCATACAGATACCTCCCAGCATGGCATCTCCCCTTCTCTTCTGGGTGGGTGATGGAGGAAGCCCCAGGGGCACTCACCTTGTCCCCAGGGAAGAATTGCAGCATCATTAatattggaaaagacctctaaggtcactgagtccaaccactcacctcacagtgccaggcccatcactaaactaaaccacgtccctcagcacctcatctatgcattgTTTGGGATGATGagtccaccacctccctgggcagcctgttccaatgcttaataactctcttggtgaaaaaagttCTGCTGCTGTACAAGGAGTTGTGGGATTTCTGGACAGAGGATTGATGTGCAGCAAGCATGTTCAGCCTGCCAGTCTCCTTGACCAAGAGAGGGCTACAGGGCAGTTGTGGGTGAGCCATGACTCCAACATCACCCCCTCCCTGCTGAAGGGGCCAAGAGTGTAGGCATCTTattgcagctctgctctctaCAGCAGCTGGGACTTCGGTTCCCCCTCCCGGGTTACACATTCACAACTGTTTCTGAGGGTTCTTATCAGGAATCAGTGAAAAGTCCTAGAGCTGCAGCCCAAGTCTCAGGTAGTGGGACCTGGGAAGGGGCTTGATCTCCACCAGCATCAGGGCTCCTCATCTCATTTGGGCTCCCAGGACACAGCTGGCTTAGGCAGTGGGATGGGGGCTGGCCAAGGAGATAGAAGCCAGGGCAAGGAGGGGCTGTGAGTAGTAGGGTGATGAAGTAGGGGATGGGATGTCAAAGGAGGCTCCTTGCTGGTGGGGGATGCCTTGGTGGGACTGGAGAGATGCTGGGTCTGGCTTTTCTCAGAGGGCCCTGGAGCAAGGTGAGGAGCAGTGACACCAGCTGTATCAAGGGAAAATCCAATTAAACACTATGAAACGTGATAAGAACATTTCAAGTGCTGGAACAGGTCACACAAGTGCTGGAACACCAGACCATGCCTTGGTGACTGCATGAAAATGTGGAGGTTTCTGGCCACTGTCTCCTCAGAGTGGGAACGATGTTAGGCTGAGTGGCTCAGGGCTTGGCACAGCCATGTGGTTATCTCTTTGGGTGGCCTTGGCTGTCACAGGGATGCCCTGGGGGTTCTTATTCAGCTCTGCCGGCTCCACTTCTGCATAGCCCCATCTTGCCAACCATGCTCAACTTGTTCAGCTGCACAGGGTCACACCATCCTGCCTCTGGGACTTCCCATCTTGTCTGTGTTAAACCTCAGGAGGTTCTCATCCCATTCCTCCAAGTCCTGAGGTTCCCACTCATCCTCAGATCCCCACAGTTTGGTACCAGCACCAACATAGGATGGACTGTACTGTCTCCCTCAGTCATATTTGCAGTCTGTTCCTGGCACATCCCAGCCCTTACAGATGTGTTCATCTATCTGAGGAGGTCTCCAAGGCAGCcagacagggatggggacacaGGCACTGGGATGAGGGGTcaccctgagcctctcctcaccTGTGTGAAGCAGGAGCTTGTGGGGCTTGGCTTGGGAGCAAAAACACAAAGTGAGGGAGCAAAACTCCTTGGTTTCCCTAATTTGGCCTCTCGCCAGGGTCCGTGCCTGGGGAACAAACAGGCAAGCAGTGACACCTGACCCTCCAAGAGCAGGTAGTGGCAGGTTGTGAGACTGGGTAGGAAACAAGAGCCCACAGACTCCTCTAGCTATGATGGGGGCTGTGTCTCCTGCATCCCCCCCTCCCTGGCACCCCGTGCTCTGATGGGCAGCTGAGGACAAGACCGGACACATCCGTAAAGGGGGGCTCAGGGCTTACAGGAATCCCCCACCCTCTCATTTCTTCATCATGCTGCGCTTGTCCGTCTGGTGGGCTGCCTGCCAGGCTGGtcgaaaatgaaagcaaagcgTCGGGAGATAAATAGGAGCGGCACAAGGCAGCAGCGTGTGCTTTGTCCCACTCCCCAGCCTTGCCCTGCTGAGCACACGCCATGGCTCTGCGCCTCCTCCTGCCGCTGCTCCTGACGGCCGCTGCCCTCTTCATCACCCAGGCTCAAGGTGAGGGGCGCAAAGCCCTGCTGCCCGCTGCCGGGGCATGTGGGTGCTTGGTGGGCTCTGCGCAGGGCGTTGGGTGGGTGTGTGGGTGCCTGTGAGGCTGTGGCCTTGGCGTCCGCAGCGTGGTGGGGGGAGTGTGTGTTGAGGGGGGCTGTGTGTCCGTGCATCGCTGGTGGGCGTGTGTGGCATTGGCTGGCTGTGCTTCTTGGCTTGGGAGCATGGAGGGGTGTGTCGGGGGGTGCAGGTGGCTGGTGGGGAAGCAGCACTCCAAGCTGAAAGGTACAGATGGGAGAACAAGACTCGGTCCCTTTGCAAGGAGATCGTTTCTGCCTTAGTTTCCCCTCCACCAGCAGTGAAATTGGTGTCACATATGCCCCCTGGCAAGGTCTGACCTGCAAGTGGGCACCGGGGTTGAAAGCTCCCTCCATCACATGCTGCCCCAGCATCTCTCCCACGGATGACACGGAGTCAGCACTGTGCCTtcagctggctgtgctgcactGCCCTGGGGCTATGAAGGTGCCTTGGCTTGGTGAGGGTCTAGAATCTCACGTTGCCCTCTCGCTCCCAGGCATTAGCAGCTCGGCCCCAGACTGCTGCCTACTGCACAGCCAAAAACCAATCCCCTATCGAATGGTGAAGTCCTACAGATTCTTGGGACCCGAGACTGGATGTGAGCTGCGTTCTGTTGTGTAAGTACCCCATGGTGGTTTGTCTCTAGCCAAATCCTCCCTCTCCGTGTCttctccctgcccaccccctgcccacccccaaGCAGACATTTTTGCTTGCACCCCTAGGTTTACCAccaagaaaaacaggaaaatctgTGCCTCTCCCACTGACCCCAACATGAAGAAGTTGATTGAGAAGCTGAACAACAAGCCCAAGACGAAGAAGAAACAGTCCCCGGGTgccaaaagcagaaacaagcggcagaagcagcagcaggtctgAGTCAGGCCTGAAGAGGTAAGCgaggggagcagggggcagcTCAGTGATGGGATGAGTGCGCTGAGCCAGATCCATCCCAGATCCTTCCCCATGGGAGTGTGAGTGTCTGGCTCCAGGGGCCGAGACTGGGAGGGCTGCCAGAGCTGAGGCTGGGGTGCAGAGGCACTTTGGGCACATCTCCCTCTTGCTCTGTGCTTGCCCTAAATCCAGATTCCTttctggagctgctgggacaaGACAATATTTGGGGATGAGCAAGGCTCTCACTAAGACCTCCCTCACCTCACTGCTTCCTCCTTGCCTTCTGCAGGATGGATGCTTCCCCACCAATGACTGACCCACTGCCCGGCAATGGACATCGACTGCCTACCCACCTGCTCGCCGGCCATGGGGGGAGGACAGGGCTGCCGAGGGGGCTGCCCtccgccccacagccccctcggCACTGCTGTGCCTGCTGCACAGACCCCCCAGCCGAAACCCCTGCACTCGCTGGGTGATTGCCAAAGCAGCAGGCACCCAGGTCCTCGCTCGCCCATGGCCATGCCATTGGGCACCTGGACCTGCATGGGAGCTGAGCCACGGCCTCGAGGGGGAAGTGGGTAGCTGTCCTACCAGAGGGGATTTCTGTAGGCTGGCAGGATGGCAGCTTTTCCTATGACTTTTTAAGCGAGGTTTTATacatttgtatttatatttgaAGACTGTGCTTTCATTCATTCTTCCTGGAAGGCTCTACTTCTGTTTCCTTGCGCTTCACAGAGTACCATTTATGGCTGTAAGGCTGGCTTTTCTGGAAGATTGCTCTTATTTTTCTACCAAATAAACGATGGCTGCACTTCATTTCCCTCTCACCTGTTTGCTTCTTTTCAGTTTGCAGGGCTATGGGGTGCCAGGCAGGTCTCATGCCCCTATAGTCCTGCCCAGGCTGCTTGCTGGGTGCTTCCTCGCAGGGCAGTTAATAGCAGCTGAGATGGAGAGTTTGGGGACAGCAATGGTGACAGTGTGGTTGTGTATCTGAGCTGCTCTAgacttttcctttgccttttatAGCGTGCTCTTGTAGTGTAGTCTGGACAAAGATAGCCAGGGTTTGtcccttttgtctttttaaattctttttcaggttaaaaaaatgcaatgaaGTTGGAACAAACTGTTCATTTTAGTGGAATGTTACCCTTTTATACCCCTTGGTTTTGCTGTTGTCAGAGACTCAGACACTGTTAAGCCTAATGCTtagttttctgaaaaacaaaaatctccaAACTCTCATATACTTTCTTCCCGAGTCTGAAAAGCCCACCAAGTGAAAACTTTGTGCAGGTGGGGAAATGGAGGGCCTTGCAAAATTCATTGCAGACGTGCTGCAGCCATTTGCAACTCTGTGCCAAACCTTTAGCAAAACGACAAGTCACTGACCCAAGGGCACCATAAGGTGAGACTGCAAGTAGAGTGGGGGACAGACCTCTGGGACAGAGCTGTCAGTGAAATGGCATCTGCCCTGTGCTTGCAAGCCCTCTCCAGCACATTGAGAAGGAGCAGGTTgaagggctgtgctgcagccgcAGCGCTATCTGCTCGCAGAGATTTCAGACGTGGACTTTGGTCAGTAAAGGTCTAGAAAGTCATAATTGTAGTAATAGGATTTACAGGGCTTAACAGTTATCAGCAAAAGCGGTGTATTGGCTGAAGTAAAGCTTGTAGCCGAGTGTTTCTATTGAGCACATTTATCTGGCTTGATTGCTTATTGAGCAGGTGTTTAGAGCTATTATTTTATGGCTGTGTAAAGAAACTGTGAAGTCCAAGACACTGTCTCTGAGTAGGGGACAGGTGCTGAGCTGGCTCCATGCTGCCCTCTACTTCATGTGGGAGCATATGGCTGGCAGACAGACCGGAATTTGGACAGGATGAGAGGCAATAAAATATATCCTTTATAACCAAACTTGTTTCTCCTGGCTGTTGTGAGGGGCTTCGGTGGGGTGGGAGGGGCTGCACAAGGGTCTGCTCTTCTGCCCCACGCGTCGTCGTCCTCTAGGTCCTGGCTTTTGAAGGCCCTTGGAGGGGCTGCATCCCTGGGGTCGTGGTATAGGGGAGGGGGACCCTGCAAGtcccctctcctgcagctgtgtTACCCAAAAAGCTGAAGTGTCCTATTTGCCCATCCATCCCTACCAAGGGTTTTTGAGCAACGCCAGAAACCACAAGGGCACAGAACGATTTTGTACGTGGTGTTTCTGCTCATGGAGGGGTTTTCCCCTCCAACTTTGAGTCTCCCTGGACGAGCCTCACTTTCTCAAAGCAGGGTCTCTGTGCTACCAGGCTGCTTTGGCAAAACAGTGTTAAACCAAGCTATTAATGAGGCTGTGCTTCAGCCTGGGCTTTGCAGGGAGCCTGGGAGCTGACACCTGTGTGCTGGGAGTCAGCTGGGGCTGCGGTgggagggctggaggcagccctggctgcgCTGCGGCTGAATCCAGCCCTGCGAGGCTGgccctgccctcagcaccacTCCTTGTTGTCCCCGTGTGAGAGGATTGGAAAGGATCTGCAGAAAGCCTCTAGGGTTGTAAACATCTCATGGGTggtttttcccccttcaaatGCTAGGTGGGCATTAGGCTAAAACAAAGGTGCCCATGGGGGTGCTCTAATTTACCCTAGAATTTACCCTAATTGGGTTTGCAGTAGAGTGCTGGAGTTTGCCTCAGGCTCAGGCACAGATACCTGCTCAAGATGGGATATGTGGGAGTGGACACAGATGCAGCCCCACGTGTGCCTGTGCCAGCACACGCATGGGTGTTTGCACACCACTTCCAGCTCTACTGCAGAATGCTGCTTTTAAGGAAAATGAGATTAGTGGGAGCCTCTTTCCGGTGAGGCAggtggctgcagtgctgtcaTGGTGAGATAGCACCAGGGGAACACCTCCAAGGAGACTCCCAGCAAGAAGCTGAAGGGTGAGGTAATGGGTTGGGATCTGAAGCATGCAGCTAGGCACAAAACCCTTTCACCTCCCAGGAGCTGAATCCACAGACCCCAGCTGAGACAAGCAATGTAAATAGGATGCTCTAAGATGGAGATGCAGTGTAGCAGCAGAGGAGGATTCACACAGTTATACTCTTGAACAGGGCAAACCCATTTGCGAACATGAGGCAGTGTCCATGTCAAGTGGAGGGAAATGTCTGGAGAGCTTGGCCACCCTGGAGCAGAAAGGCTTTAGTGACAGCAGAAAGTAGCCAGGCAAGAGAGAAACCACAGAGTGCAGCCAAGAAAAGAGAAGTCTTGAACCCAAGCCAAATGATTAGCTCAAGCCATTATCCGGCGCAGACGGTGCTCCAGGCTT harbors:
- the LOC104563448 gene encoding C-C motif chemokine 19-like, with protein sequence MALRLLLPLLLTAAALFITQAQGISSSAPDCCLLHSQKPIPYRMVKSYRFLGPETGCELRSVVFTTKKNRKICASPTDPNMKKLIEKLNNKPKTKKKQSPGAKSRNKRQKQQQV